Proteins found in one Miscanthus floridulus cultivar M001 chromosome 4, ASM1932011v1, whole genome shotgun sequence genomic segment:
- the LOC136550030 gene encoding ATG8-interacting protein 1-like → MADNEKEVGEGTTPRGADWEVVTLTASAYEAAPGPVGMEVKPVNEDQECSSSNELLRSDHFVFPPSEHENLPIQASFDEIQPEKDVQKPSTSVEDYSVKNDVGSESVQLDDEGKHLSDDDVEMRDDTPGYGSSHAEDDAHGFVSHDDGNESGEDFDEKSGHPSEPADSKSCDTGASCKCWLKKHMTCLYNQAKETNAIWSVVVAAALVGIVILGRWHKNKLHLNQLKWRSGSTVRG, encoded by the exons ATggctgataatgagaaagaggtGGGGGAGGGAACCACCCCCCGAGGGGCGGACTGGGAAGTTGTGACTCTCACAGCATCTGCGTATGAAGCGGCGCCAGGGCCTGTCGGAATGGAAGTAAAGCCTGTTAATGAAGATCAAGAGTGTAGTTCATCCAATGAACTGCTCAGGTCTGACCACTTTGTGTTTCCGCCGAGTGAGCACGAAAACCTGCCAATACAAGCCAGTTTTGATGAGATACAGCCTGAGAAGGATGTGCAGAAGCCTAGTACCAGTGTGGAGGATTATAGTGTCAAGAATGATGTTGGGTCTGAGAGTGTTCAGTTAGATGATGAAGGGAAACACCTCTCAGATGATGATGTGGAGATGAGAGATGACACGCCTGGGTACGGTTCATCTCACGCTGAAGATGATGCACATGGTTTTGTTTCCCATGACGATGGCAATGAGTCTGGTGAAGATTTTGATGAAAAATCAGGCCACCCTTCAGAGCCCGCAGACAGCAAGAGCTGTGATACTGGTGCCTCGTGCAAATGTTGGTTGAAGAAGCATATGACATGCCTGTATAACCAAGCAAAAGAAACAAATGCTATCTGGTCTGTGGTGGTTGCAGCTGCACTAGTTGGGATTGTGATTTTGGGACGTTGGCACAAAAATAAATTGCACCTTAACCAGCTTAAGTGGCGCTCTGGCTCAACAGTAAG AGGATGA